The nucleotide sequence ATGGTGATGTCGAAGTGCATGTCGTCTCCTGTGTCGGGTCGGGGAGTCAGAGGTGTGTGCCGAGAGCGATGCCGGCGATCGCGGAGGCGACGGAGGTGATGAGCATTCCGAAGCCGTAGCCGGCTGCTGTGAGCACCCGCCCGGTGCGGGCGAGGCGGATCGTCTCGTAGCTGGCGGTGCTGAAGGTGGTGTATCCGCCCATGAGGCCGGTGCCGAGGACCGCGACGGCTGTGGCGCCGAGATGGGTCGCTGCGCCGGTGAGTAGGCCGAGTAGCAATGAGCCGGTGATGTTGATCGTCAGTGTCCCCACCGGGAGCCGGTACTGGCGAGTTCGGTTGATCGCTCCGTCGAGGAAGAACCGCAAGGCGGCGCCGACGCCTCCGGCCACGGCGACCACGATCGGGATGAGTACGTTCATGAGTGCGCTCCTCTGGGCCGGAGCGCACGCGCGGTGACGAGACCGATGGTGGTGGCCAGGGCGCCGGTCACGACCGTGAGCAACGCATACCCGGCGCCGACGAGCGCATGGTCGTCGAGGATCAGGGCGGCCGTGCTGGACGCGAGGGCGCTGTAGGTCGTGAACCCGCCGAGCGCTCCGGTCCCCATGAGCAGCCGGGTGGTGCGGCGGCGGCCTTCGTCAGGGCCTCGATGTGCGAGATGCTCCAGCAGCAGCCCGAGTAGGAGCGCACCGGTGACGTTGATCCAGAAGATCGCCCAGGACACCCGTCGGCGGCAGGGAAGACGTAGCTGATGGTCTCTCGCGCTCCGGTGCCGACCGTGCCGCCGAGCGCGACGAGTCCGAGGTACCGCCAGCGCAGGTGCACCGGTTGCGGTGAGGTCGTGGGGTCATCGACGTCGACGTCGGGGTCATCAGGCAACTGCCCCACCCGTTGCGGCGTCGTGCGATCGCGTGGTCATGTTCCCCCCTCGGCAGCGACGGCCGCTGCTGCTTCCTGTGCGTCCGGATCGATGTACTCGCCACCCC is from Clavibacter michiganensis subsp. tessellarius and encodes:
- a CDS encoding fluoride efflux transporter FluC, with translation MNVLIPIVVAVAGGVGAALRFFLDGAINRTRQYRLPVGTLTINITGSLLLGLLTGAATHLGATAVAVLGTGLMGGYTTFSTASYETIRLARTGRVLTAAGYGFGMLITSVASAIAGIALGTHL
- a CDS encoding fluoride efflux transporter FluC, translated to MSWAIFWINVTGALLLGLLLEHLAHRGPDEGRRRTTRLLMGTGALGGFTTYSALASSTAALILDDHALVGAGYALLTVVTGALATTIGLVTARALRPRGAHS